Below is a genomic region from Leucoraja erinacea ecotype New England chromosome 31, Leri_hhj_1, whole genome shotgun sequence.
CATCTCTGAAATCAGTGGGAGCCCCATACAGCAGATATTCCTGCAGCAAGCCGCAGATTTTGGCCAGATTTGGCTGTATAAGTTCAGTGTTGCATTGCTTGGCGAGCTTGTCACAAGTTGCCATGCAGTCCTTCCCGTGCGTGCAGTCTGCGTTGTGTTCACAGTGGCGCCCCTTATAGAAATCTTTCAGAGTCATTTCTGTCACCACCTTCCTGAGGTTGACCATTTTGAAATCGTATTTCTCATTGTGGCCGATGTTGCCCAGGTCGGCGTCGCAGATGTAGAAACTACCGTAAGTGCCGTGAAAAATCTCCTCCACGAATTCGAGGAGCCCGATGGTGATTTCTGCGCGCTTGGGCCAGGCCGGGGCGAACCAGCGGTTCAGGCTCCTGGCCACCATCGAGGGCAAAACCGCCTTGAGGAATGGTGGCATCTTGACGCTGTGGAGGGAGTGGTATGGGACCTTCTCCGTGATGTACAGGTCTCCACAGAAGCCCAGCAACTGTGCTGTGTGTTCTTTCTCGTGCAGAGAAACTATCAACAAAAACTCATTGAGCTGAAGCAAAGCCCAGATGGACTTAGCCTCTGCTAAGGATACCTTCTTATCCTGGTTAATATCGGCCATGCTGATTATTCTGGTGACAAGGTTTCCCAGTGATTGTTGATCGCCAAGACTAGCCTGAAATAAAGTGCAAGCGTTGTTATTGAAAGCATTGAAGGAGCACTAAACGCAGTCTCAAAGGAAGAACATGAAAACGGAATGGAGTcatagtgacacagcatggaacaatgcccttcggcacaacttccccacgctgaccaacaagtccatctacactagtgtttggtccatatccctccaaacctgtcctatccatgtccctgtttaactatttcttaaacattgcaatagtctctacctcaactacctcctctggcaggtagacaaaagtgctggagaaattcggcgggtgaggcagcatctatggggcgaaggaaatgggcaacgtttcgggccgaaaccctcctctggcagcttggtccatactcccaccaccctttgtgtgaaaaaggtacccctcagagttctattaaatctttctgccttcaccttaaacctatgtctcctggtcctcaattcccctactctggggcaagagactctgtgcctctgtgaTGCTGGGATgtgaatcttctaaattatatttCAGTGGGAGTTCAGTGTGGGTGGGAATATGATGCAGGAGAGGAGAAAGCTGCAAACTAATTTAAGCCTCTTGTCAATAGGATGCGGATAGATAATCACATTAAGGTTCACGGGAGACAAGGAATTTTGTCTAATGGaattgatgtgctacaatgctgagaactatatcctgcactctgcatATTCCCATTTGTTccatctattgtatttgagttagacgattgtatttatatatttgaTCGGTCTGAATAACATGTataaacaaaacatagaaacagagaaacatagaaaataggtgcaggagtaggccattcggcccttcgagcctgcaccgccattcaatatgatcgtggctgatcatccaactcagtatcctgtacctgccttctctccataccccctgatccctttagtcacaagggccacatctatctccctcttaaatatagccaatgaactggcctcaactaccttctgtggcagagaattccacagattcgccactctctgtgtgaaaaatgtttttctcatctcggtcctaaaagatttcccccttatccttaaaacatcttggtacacgtgacaataaaccaaaacctTGGGGGGGAGAAGTTCAGAGGCTATTTGTGGTTTAGAGCTGGTTGGTTAATGATGGATCGATGAATTGTCGTATGAATAGTGTTACCTGGAGGTCAGGTTTGAATATACGGTATCGTAACCTTTGGAAGTCCTGGATTAAACTGTTTTAATATCATGTTGTAGTGAGACCAGGCGAGGTTGAGCAGAATATTCTTTATTAGCAAAATAAATACTCAAACCACTGCGTGCCAAGTCTAGAACTAACGACTACAGCTCCTGTCGATGTGAGGAGCGCTAACAACTGTTTACTCTTTAAAAGCCCGCGAATGAACCCCCCCCAGGTCACATGACAGAcccgaccaatgacgagggttctgagtTCCCTGTCCCaccacttggtgccgctgcaatGTTTCTAGTATTTGTGGTTAGGTACGAAGTCAATGTGGGTTTCAGAAGGGCAAGTGGTTGTTCATGAAGCTCCCATTTATCAGGCTGCTGCCTATCCATTGATGGGCACAGTGTCTAAAGAATCCTTCCATTTATTAAGGGTGAAATTCACTTTTGAGGAATTTAGTGCAACTGGCAAGGACTTTTTATCAGGTGTGTGTTCCTAATTTGTTGTCATCAAGTTGAGGGCATTTTTGGGTTAAAAATCTGATTTTCTGAGACCAAGTCAACTATCGTGATTCAATCTGGCAGATTAGAGTTTCCGAATCTGAGACACATGACGGGAAGTTGTATTAAACCAACCTTCAGGAATGTGAGCAGCATCTCCTTGAACTCCTCCATCGAGGTGCCTCTGGTCGGTTTGTCAAACAACGCAAGGTCCCTCCGAGGTAGAGACTCCAGGTTTAGATCTGTTTTGAAGGCATCTTCTATCCCACACTTAATAATGACTTCCTTACCTCTCCAAACACCACCATAAACCTGAGGGAGGTAAAAACATGATATTATTACAGTATGGCTTTAGCATTACCACCTAGGGTCTcattccacctccacctccatcttccTTCTCACTGCACTACTTGTATTTCTCAATAACCATAAATAGTCATTTGCTGAACATATTGATGCCGTGCATGGTGGATTATTTAGTTTCTCAACACCGGCTTGGGTGGTCAGGGAAGATCTTGCAAGGAAAGAAAGTGAGGATTCATTACATTGATCTTCCACCATCACGAAGTGGTGAGAATGGAGTTGACCAAGCACTTTAAAAATCATAGGCCCAACATCACCTGTTTGCAAAATACATTACAGTTATCACACATCCACTTATAAAATAATCATATGCTCTATcttaaaaatacattttctaaAACTTAAATTCAAACAACTGTCTAAAGATATGTACGTTCATAAAGTcataataggccattcggcccttcaagtctactccgctattgaatcatggctcatttatctttcccactcaaccccattgccttctccccaaaacccgtactaatcaagaatctgccaatttccaccttaaaaatatccattgacttgtcctccacagccatctgtggcaatgaattccccattttcacaaccctctggctaaagaaattcctcatctcctttctagaggTACGTCCTTTTGTAGTGAGGCTATATGGCcattggtcctggactcccccactggtcttagactcccccactagtggaaacatcctctccgcatccaatctatccaggcctttcactattggagGCTTTTCACTTTCAAtgactctgcttccaccactttccAAGGCAGGGTCTTCCAGTTATTCCCCACTCTGTGTGATAAAAAATCCCCTCATCGACCCTCAATACCTCTTCCCCCTTACCTTATTAAATCCATGTCCTCGACTTCTATCaacttctgatatggggaaagGTTTTCTGCAGTTCACTGCTTGTAACTTTATCTTCCTCGGGCctgccctctctcaccctcttcaCGCAAGGGAAATGATGTCTGCACTCTTAACTGAAACCattcatcccaggcaacatcctggtgaaacttCCATGAATGAAGAAACTAACATCCTAAGTGTTTATCTCTTCTTAACTCATCTCGATTCTCAGACAAGCCTAGCCGTTCACCACAATGTGTTGACCATTGTATAAGCACTGGTACTGATCTCACAAATAAGTCGAGTAcctgattgacacaaaatgcttggggtaactcaacgggacaggcagcatctctggagagaaggaatgggtgacgtttcaggtcgagacccttcttcagactgacggcatagataaggaagtgtaaggtgggaaaaaagggcaaagggaatggagatcaaggaaaatgtagaacagatcattgttagctgggagaagagaTCAACAAAGCGAAcagggataaaatgtagtcagagacagtaggactggtccgagaactgggaagggggagggatggagagagagggaaagcaagggttacttgaagttagagaagtcaatgttcataccgctggggtgcaagctgcccaagtgaaatatgaaatgctgttcctccaatttgcgctggtggacctcactctgacaatggagggggcccaggaaaagaaaggtcagtgtgagaagggaagtggagttaaagtgttgagcaaccgggagatcaggtcggtttaggcggactgagcggaggtgttcagcataCCTGATTGACTGGGCTTGAGGACAGGCATTGTTGAAACTGCAGTTTGTTTTCTTCACACAGGTCCTTGCATGCAGATCCGGAAATAATTCCTTTCTTATAACGATCGCACTGAAAAAGATCACATCCTAGATCAGAGTGCTTATGTAATTAGGAACTCTGGTAAACCGAGAGAACAAATGATGAAAGGCAAGTGGGAACCTTTAATAGAAAATCACCATGTTTTAGGCCCCAGTATAAATGCTGCAGAAAGATGAGCACAAATCCGTGATATATGAAACTTTACATTCATAGTTTTGTGAACAATTATGTGGGTCTGGGACTAAAGCATAGTGATTTAGACTTCTGATGTTGTTAAAGACTACTACTTGCCTGTTATTattcattcttaaggggttggacaggctagatgcaggaagattgctcccgatattggggaagtccaggacaaggggacacagtttaaggagaaaggggaaatcttttacgcatgagaaaaacgtttttcacacagagagtagtgaatctctggaattctctgccacaaggtagttgaggccagttcattggctatatttaagggggagttagatgtggcgcttgtggctaaagggatcagggggtatggagagagagcaggtacaggatactgagctggatgatcagccatgatcatattgaatgtcggtgcaggctcgaacggccgaatggcctactcctgcacctattttctatgtttctatgattctcttAGTTTAGCTGAGGTCCTGCTTTTGCATTGAGAGGTCTGGGAAGGAAACTCACGTCTAGAATAAGTTACATAAAATTAAAAGATCCGAGAAATACCCCTCTCGTTCGACTCGTGATGTTGCTAAATTACTGTTATCTGGCATTCTATAACGTTGAGAGAACATACTGTATGAGATGGATACGGATAACATTATGAGCAGCAAATCCTAGATATCTTtacgtgcaggaaagaactgcagatgctggtttaaatcaaaggtagacacaaaatgctggagcaactcagcgggacaggcagcgtctctggagagattccttccttctctccagagatgctgcctgttccgctgagttactccagcattttgtgtctagcttagtTTTAATTTCAATACGTATTGATTGCAAAAGGCGAAGTTGTCCAAACCGGTGGTACTTACAATGATCATTTGGCAGATGTGACCTCGACACAGTTCAGAGTAGGAAGAGTAATGCATGTAAAGCACCCAGCTGCCCAGTAGGATTCCTAACCACATTAAGAACAGATACTTCACTTTCACTCCAGGCAGACGCTTCTGCAAACAAAAACAACAAATAGTTTACGTCCAGATAATGATGCATTACAATCCTTGGCACAGCTCCTCTGCCACAAGTTGCGTTAATATCAAAGGGAAGAGAATAAGAAAGTGGAATTACCGATCAGTAGCATGCTGGAAAATGGCAATGGGGTCAAGTTCAAGATGGTATTGGATTAAAGAAAATAAGCATCCCAGGcagctttagtttttagtttagagatacatagcagaacaggctcttcgtcccaccgactccatgccggccagcgatcaccgcacagcggcactacc
It encodes:
- the dipk1b gene encoding divergent protein kinase domain 1B, whose amino-acid sequence is MRRACRMVHLLVLCRISRAVQKRLPGVKVKYLFLMWLGILLGSWVLYMHYSSYSELCRGHICQMIICDRYKKGIISGSACKDLCEENKLQFQQCLSSSPVNQVYGGVWRGKEVIIKCGIEDAFKTDLNLESLPRRDLALFDKPTRGTSMEEFKEMLLTFLKASLGDQQSLGNLVTRIISMADINQDKKVSLAEAKSIWALLQLNEFLLIVSLHEKEHTAQLLGFCGDLYITEKVPYHSLHSVKMPPFLKAVLPSMVARSLNRWFAPAWPKRAEITIGLLEFVEEIFHGTYGSFYICDADLGNIGHNEKYDFKMVNLRKVVTEMTLKDFYKGRHCEHNADCTHGKDCMATCDKLAKQCNTELIQPNLAKICGLLQEYLLYGAPTDFRDELQKHLQTCMKLNGLASQMEVHHSLLLNNIKTLLWKKISHTKYS